The DNA region AAGGCGTTAGCGGTGCTGCCGGTCAGCGTGCCGCCGCTGATGGTGGTCGCGCCCGAATAGAGGTTGGCGCCGGACAGCGTCGTGATGCCGGAGCTGGCGGTCAAGGTCGCGCTGCCGCCGAGGGCGTTGATCGCGCCGCCGGTCGAGGTGACGGCGCTGATCAAGGTGCCGTTCTGCAAGGTGCCGCCGGCGAGCGAGACGCTGTTGATCGTCTGGGCGAGGCCGCCGAGATCGAGGGTGCCGCCATTGATCGTGGTCGTGCTCGCGGCGCTGAAGGCGTTGGCGGTGCTGCCGGTCAGCGTCCCGCCATTGATGGTGGTCGCGCCCGAATAGCTATTCGCGCCGGAGAGCGTCGTGGTGCCGGAGCTGGCGGTCAAGGTCGCGCTGCCGCCGAGGCCGTTCACCGCACCGCCAGTCGAGGTGACGGCGCCGGTCAAGGTGCCGTTCTGCAAGGTGCCGCCGGCGAGCGAGACGCTGTTGATCGTCTGCGTCAGGCCGCCGAGATCGAGGGTCCCGCCATTGACCGTGGTCAGGCTCGCGGCGCTGAAGGCGTTGGCGGTGCTGCCGGTCAGCGTGCCGCCATTTATGGTGGTTGCGCCCGAATAGCTGTTCGCGCCGGAGAGCGTCGTGGTGCCGGAGCTGGCGGTCAAGGCCGCGCTGCCGCCGAGGCCGTTGATCGCACCGCCGGTCGAGGTGACGGCACCGGTCAAGCTGCCGTTCCGCAAGGTGCCGCCGGCGAGCGAGACGCTATTGATCGTCTGCGCGAAGCCGCCGAGATCGAGGGTGCCGCTATTGACCGTGGTCGTGCTCGCGGCGCTGAAGGCGTTGGCGGTGCCGCCGGCCAGCGTCCCGCCGTTGATGGTGGTCGCGCCCGAATAGAGGTTCGTGCCGGAGAGCGTCGTGGTGCCGGAGCTGGCGGTCAACGTCGCGCTGCCGCCGAGGCCGTTGATCGCGCCACCGGTCGTGGTGACGGCGCCGGTCAAGCTGCCGTTCTGCAAGGTGCCGCCGGCGAGCGAGACGCTGTTGATCGTCTGCGCGAAGCCGCCGAGATCGAGGGTGCCGCTATTGACCGTGGTCGTGCTCGCGGCGCTGAAGGCGTTGGCGGTGCCGCCGGCCAGCGTCCCGCCGTTGATGGTGGTCGCGCCCGAATAGAGGTTCGTGCCGGAGAGCGTCGTGGTGCCGGAGCTGGCGGTCAACGTCGCGCTGCCGCCGAGGCCGTTGATCGCGCCGCCGGTCGTGGTGACGGCGCCGCTCAAGCTGCCGTTCTGCAAGGTGCCGCCGGCGAGCGAGACGCTGTTGATCGTCTGCACGAAGCCGCCGAGATCGAGGGTGCCGCCATTGATCGTGGTCAGGCTCGCCACGCTGAAGGTGTTGGCGGTGCTGCCGGTCAGCGTCCCGCCATTGATGGTGGTCGCGCCCGAATAGCTATTCGCGCCGGAGAGCGTCGTGGTGCCGGAGCTGGCGGTCAAGGCCGCGCTGCCGCCGAGGCCGTTGATCGCACCGCCGGTCGAGGTGACGGTGCCGCTCAAGCTGCCGTTCCGCAAGATGCCGCCGGCGAGCGAGACGCTGTTGATCGTCTGCGCCAAGCCCCCGAGATCAAGGGTACCTGACGAGTTGACAATGGCCGCGCTCGCGGCGCTGAAGGCGTTGGCGGTGCTGCCGGTCAGCGTGCCGCCGCTGATGGTGGTCGCGCCCGAATAGAGGTTGGCGCCGGAGAGCGTCGTGGTGCCGGAGCTGGCGGTCAAGGCCGCGCTGCCGCCGAGGCCGTTGATCGCGCCGCCGGTCGAGGTGACGGCGCCGGTCAAGCTGCCGTTCCGCAAGATGCCGCCGGCGAGCGAGACGCTGTTGATCGTCTGGGCGAGGCCGCCGAGATCGAGGGTGCCACCATTGATCGTGGTCGTGCTCGCGGCGCTGAAGGCGTTGGCGGTGCTGCCGGTCAGCGTGCCGCCGTTGATGGTGGTCGCGCCCGAATAGAGGTTGGCGCCGGAGAGCGTCGTGGTGCCGGAGCTGGTGGTCAAGGTGGCGCTGCCGCCGAGGCCGTTGATCGCGCCGCCGGTCGAGGTGACGGCGCCGGTCAAGCTGCCGTTCTGCAAGGTGCCGCCGGCGAGCGAGACGCTGTTGATCGTCTGCGTCAGGCCGCCGAGATCGAGGGTCCCGCCATTGACCGTGGTCAGGCTCGCGGCGCTGAAGGCGTTGGCGGTGCTGCCGGTCAGCGTGCCGCCATTTATGGTGGTCGCGCCCGAATAGCTGTTCGCGCCGGAGAGCGTCGTGGTGCCGGAGCTGGCGGTCAAGGCCGCGCTGCCGCCGAGGCCGTTGATCGCACCTCCGGTCGAGGTGACGGCGCCGGTCAAGCTGCCGTTCCGCAAGGTGCCGCCGGCGAGCGAGACGCTGTTGATCGTCTGCGCCAGGCCGCCCAGATCGAGGATCCCACCATTGATCGCGGTCGCACTCGCGGCGCTGAAGGCGTTGGCGGTGCTGCCCGTCAGCGTGCCACCGTTGATGGTGGTCGCGCCCGAATAGCTATTCGCGCCGGACAGCGTCGTGGTGCCGGAGCTGGCGGTCAAGGTCGCGCTGCCGCCGAGGCCGTTGATCGCGCCGCCGGTCGAGGTGACGGCACCGGTCAAGGTGCCGTTCCGCAAGGTGCCGCCGGCGAGCGAGACGCTGGTGATCGTCTGCGCCAGGCCGCCGAGATTGAGGGTGCCTGACGAGTTGACAATGGTCGCGCTCGCGGCGCTGAAGGCGTTGGCGGTGCCGCCGATCAGCGTCCCGCCATTGATGGTGGTCGCGCCCGAATAGCTGTTCGCGCCTGAGAGCGTCGTGGTGCCGGAGCTGGTGGTCAAGGTGGCGCTGCCGCCGAGGGCGCTGATCACGCCGCCGGTCGAGGTGATGGCGCCGACGATCGAACCATTCTTTATCGTTCCGCCTGACAAAGAGACGGTCGGGGTCGTCAGCGTGAAGAAGCCGAGGTCCAAAATACCGGCGCTATTGCTGAAGCTCGTATTGGCGCCGAGATTGCCTGTCAGCGTAAAGATATTGCTGTTCGTGATCGCGCCCTTGATCGTGCCTTGCGCATTCACCGTGCCGGTGTTGCTGAGACCGCCTATTGTCGCATCGATCGTTCCCGTGGTCTTTAACGTCCCGCTATTGGTGAAGCCCGCCGCCGTCGTCGTCCAAGTCCCGGAATTGGTCACTGCCCCGGAATTATTGGCGTCGCCGATCCAGCTATTGGAATTATTGACGGCCCCAAGCGTCGCATTGGTGTTGCCGAGCAAATTGCCGGTCCATGTCCCGGTATTGCTGATCGTGCCAGTCGATTCATTGGTCACGTCGGCATGGTACGAGCCCGCATTGCTGACCGTGCCGAAATTGTCGAGGGTGTCATGCACCGTGCCCGAGGCGCTGACCGTGATCAGGGCGCCGAAATTGTTCCTGATCTGCGTCGCCGTGAGCGAGCCGCCGGCACCGATGCTGAGCGTGGCGGAATTGCTGATGGAGCCTGCCGTCTGCGTCGTTCCTGCGACATCGAGCGTACCGGCCGCAATCGACCAGTCGAGCGTCGCCCCTGCGGTCCCCGTCAATGTCCATGTGCTGGAGCCGGTCTTCGCCAGCGTTCCGAAGCCCTGATATTGGGCCCCGAGACTGCCCATGTTGAAGCTGCTGCTCGTCGTCCCTCCGAGCGCCAATGTGTCGGCGCCGTTGGCGGAGACGTTCCCGGTGATCGTCGAACCAGCCAGAAGCGTCAAGGTGTTGACAGCTCCGCCCGCGAAGTCGATGGCATCACCTCCGCCACCGCCGGTGATGGTGCCGCTGTTGACGATGCTGAGGCCGCCACCCACGATGCCTGCGCCACCATTCGCGCCACCCTGAACGGTTCCGCTGTTCGTGAAGGTCGCACCCGGCGCCGCAAAATAGACGCCGATGCCGCCAGATCCCGCCCCGCCGGCTTGGCCATGGCCGGAATTAGTGCTGGATCCGCCGGCGCCGCCAGCTCCGCCGTTCCCGCCTTTGATGGTGCCGGTATTGGTGTTGCTCGTCGATCCGGTTACAACTGCACCGTAACCGCCGGCGCCTCCTCCGCCGCCCGCACCGCCCGGGGAATTGGTGCTGGAGCCGCCGGTGCCGCCATTGCCGCCATTGCCGCCCGTGAGAGCGCCGGCATTGTTGAGCGTGCCGCCGACAAAGCCGTTGAGACCGCCACCACCGCCGCCACCATCCGCGCCGGTATAAATGCCACCCCCGCCTGCGCCATTGCCGCCATTTACACCGGCAGCACCACCTGCGCCGCCGCTTCCGACATAGGCAGAGTTGCCGCCGTGCCCGCCGGTTCCGCCACCTGCTCCGCCACCGCCGCCACCGCTGCCGCCTGCATAAGCTCCCGGATCCTGACCGTTGCCGCCGGGGTTGGCCGTAAATCCGCTGCCACCGGCGCCACCGCCGGCACCGCCCCTGCCGCCATCCGCGAAGCTCGGCGCCGCGCTCAAGGTCAGCGCCGCGGCGAAGCTGAGCCAGAATGTCGCCCCG from Rhizobiales bacterium GAS188 includes:
- a CDS encoding autotransporter-associated beta strand repeat-containing protein, with translation MMSATHSDRTARGDSAAARRRRALMLGTALPRLDASAARAAGATFWLSFAAALTLSAAPSFADGGRGGAGGGAGGSGFTANPGGNGQDPGAYAGGSGGGGGGAGGGTGGHGGNSAYVGSGGAGGAAGVNGGNGAGGGGIYTGADGGGGGGGLNGFVGGTLNNAGALTGGNGGNGGTGGSSTNSPGGAGGGGGAGGYGAVVTGSTSNTNTGTIKGGNGGAGGAGGSSTNSGHGQAGGAGSGGIGVYFAAPGATFTNSGTVQGGANGGAGIVGGGLSIVNSGTITGGGGGDAIDFAGGAVNTLTLLAGSTITGNVSANGADTLALGGTTSSSFNMGSLGAQYQGFGTLAKTGSSTWTLTGTAGATLDWSIAAGTLDVAGTTQTAGSISNSATLSIGAGGSLTATQIRNNFGALITVSASGTVHDTLDNFGTVSNAGSYHADVTNESTGTISNTGTWTGNLLGNTNATLGAVNNSNSWIGDANNSGAVTNSGTWTTTAAGFTNSGTLKTTGTIDATIGGLSNTGTVNAQGTIKGAITNSNIFTLTGNLGANTSFSNSAGILDLGFFTLTTPTVSLSGGTIKNGSIVGAITSTGGVISALGGSATLTTSSGTTTLSGANSYSGATTINGGTLIGGTANAFSAASATIVNSSGTLNLGGLAQTITSVSLAGGTLRNGTLTGAVTSTGGAINGLGGSATLTASSGTTTLSGANSYSGATTINGGTLTGSTANAFSAASATAINGGILDLGGLAQTINSVSLAGGTLRNGSLTGAVTSTGGAINGLGGSAALTASSGTTTLSGANSYSGATTINGGTLTGSTANAFSAASLTTVNGGTLDLGGLTQTINSVSLAGGTLQNGSLTGAVTSTGGAINGLGGSATLTTSSGTTTLSGANLYSGATTINGGTLTGSTANAFSAASTTTINGGTLDLGGLAQTINSVSLAGGILRNGSLTGAVTSTGGAINGLGGSAALTASSGTTTLSGANLYSGATTISGGTLTGSTANAFSAASAAIVNSSGTLDLGGLAQTINSVSLAGGILRNGSLSGTVTSTGGAINGLGGSAALTASSGTTTLSGANSYSGATTINGGTLTGSTANTFSVASLTTINGGTLDLGGFVQTINSVSLAGGTLQNGSLSGAVTTTGGAINGLGGSATLTASSGTTTLSGTNLYSGATTINGGTLAGGTANAFSAASTTTVNSGTLDLGGFAQTINSVSLAGGTLQNGSLTGAVTTTGGAINGLGGSATLTASSGTTTLSGTNLYSGATTINGGTLAGGTANAFSAASTTTVNSGTLDLGGFAQTINSVSLAGGTLRNGSLTGAVTSTGGAINGLGGSAALTASSGTTTLSGANSYSGATTINGGTLTGSTANAFSAASLTTVNGGTLDLGGLTQTINSVSLAGGTLQNGTLTGAVTSTGGAVNGLGGSATLTASSGTTTLSGANSYSGATTINGGTLTGSTANAFSAASTTTINGGTLDLGGLAQTINSVSLAGGTLQNGTLISAVTSTGGAINALGGSATLTASSGITTLSGANLYSGATTISGGTLTGSTANAFSAASATIVNSSGTLDLGGLAQTINSVSLAGGTLRNGTLSGAVTSTGGAVSGLGGSATLTASSGTTTLSGANSYSGATTINGGTLTLLGTSSLTASAVTVGIGGTLAGSGSIAGSVNVQSGGHLAPGLASPGTLTIGSLSLASGSILDYQLGVPFNFTNGVSSRVDVSGNLTLGGTLNIVDAGNFGPGVYRLLTYGGALTDNGLAIGTTPSGVASSDLAVQTAVSHQVNLVDKAGLTLNFWDGGNPANFNNGAVDGGSGTWTATGDNWTAQDGRLNSAMQPQPGFAVFEGTGGAITIDGSHGAISVSGMQFATDGYSLAGDSIALGAAQTTIRVGDGTQAGAGYAAAISSQLVGVGGVVKTDLGTLILSGANTYSGGTTLSGGTLRIGVDTVGTPGAITSSAIGTGTLTLDGGILQAGGNYGLANAVKINATGGTIDANGHSLSLSGNIADGSGSGNLTITSSGAPGNVTFSGTNSYSGATTIASGATLTAGSSAALPANADFTVNGTLELRGFKTTLKTLSGSGNVSNSQGGPTSLTITAASGTMTFSGAISDTAGNALGLVKSGAGTLILSGASSYTGGTTLSAGMLGVGNNTALGAGALTINGGTLWAAASGVTLANAVTLAATGVIDTTTSTLALSGPISGAGGLTVAGKGTLILANGANSYAGPTKLMGGGASASTLRGGGVNTFSAVSAVSVAGGATLDLGGFNQVIASLSGSGSVKNSGAAAARLTTGGDNMSTSFSGQISDGGAALGLTKLGSGTFTLSGANLYSGGTTLAAGALVVGNNQALGTGPLTMKDGTTLQFAASGLTLPNAIVFPGIDPVIDTGANTVTLAGAISGTGGLTKIGTGTLDLSGTNTYTGATLVSSGVLLVDGSIANSTVTVANGARLGGKGALGGLLVQSGSTVAPGAVTSFSTLNISGNVTFAAGSTFLVGINAAGQNDKLVTGGSATIQGGTVQVLSGSGTYLPTLRYTLLTANGGVSGTFAQLSTATDLAFLTPQLSYDANDVYFGFKQAVTPAGTPVTFTSVAVTRDQAATAAAVQALGLGSPLYTAVLNQNAAGARQAFDALSGEVHASAVTAALEDTRLPREAILDRLSQPLTPTLGAASSMTGAYAADLPAGKGPNLAPVAVQMFNPKSFDLWGQGFGNFGTTHGNGNAASLSRQTGGFILGADVAQVAGWSGVWRLGVAGGYTDDSLKVSQRLSSGNIQNVFGSIYGGASFGALNLRAGVSYGTNATRISRSVQFPGFSDATHANYGGSTAQAFGEASYRIALSGFGLPHASIEPFIGAAAIHLHQDGFTEDGGSAALTGRGRSYDLATTTLGLRAQATVSETLPVTAHALIGWRHAYGDVDPSAFLAFRGSAASFAVSGVPVDRNALLAEAGLDYALSSSVTLGVSYAGQYGTKAMDNAFKANLDMRF